The sequence tCAGAATTTCAGTATATGATTTgtgatatcaatatattatgtaatataacattTGTCCATAATCATTAATTGAATACTATAggctataattaaatttataaattttatgataattttaaaaacatattttgaaattattactaaaatcagtattttaaaatttgatttggtTAAAacacacattaaaaatataaaaagattattattatatttatttattcatataattttttttaacttttatatatttgtttatttttttctgttttttttttttttttgttaatatttaaaatatgggattgttttaaaaatacaaattaccatttgtattttacatattttaaaagtattaaataaaatgtattatttctatttataaaattactatatacaatttaatatgtacaCAATTAGAAGTactaattcatttaatttagaaaagactttaatttaagtactttttaatatcttaattcaaccttcataaataatttaattaaattctttaagttggtttataacaaataatatttttgcatataatattgtcttatattatatctgataaatgataatgttttatttattgatattttttttttacatatttataatttcgacATACTTTTCCATTATAAACATGATCAATATGTTACGAGTAATGATTTTTGGAACTAGTTGAAAAGCAATTGCCATTTAATAGATTatgttaaaagttatatttatttcacttaTTGAGTATACAttctttaaataagtaatactcattatttcaaatgctatttacgtttttgaaaaaaaaaatttgcattatttccagttgaaataaaacaacattttgagtcttttaataattattataatatttacatttttacttgtttgaatagcaacattaatttttaatttcatattctgaagcagaatatttttttggagtTTCGGTACATAGAAACTGAAAATtggagtagtttatgagttatatatattaaaatttaggtaaggttgtataaatattataatattataaatattctacttcagaatatgaaataaaaaatatatgttgtcattcaaaaaagtaaaaagcttaatgaatatttgataaaagaTTTGTTctgtttatgttatatatatttatggaatATAGAAAGTATTGTCTGGGCTATTTATCGGAAGTATTGCTGTAAGTAATAGGGTAAATTGCATAACAACTATACAGAGTAtacaattaggtattttaattttatgtttatcacATTATTGATTCATTCTGCAATTTTACACTTTCAGAACTATTAGGAATCATAGTAAtcatattgtacataaataattattgctacATATTTTTGTAGGctaattattgttgtatggtttaaaatatttaagatatttaaaatatatatatttgttttattattttaaaattgtattaaacattttaactaccgcttaatattttattgatctaattcattttttttttcttgcagACAACGATTGGAGCAAACTGTCAACAGCTCATTAGATATAATTGCTaagctatttattaataatacttgtaCATTTCTGGTTGAAACAACGACAGAATCCCTACTAACAGGAACTTTTAGCTcacttattatttaagtttatttatggaacaaataatcatattatatttatttttatacttgttttCTTCTTTTGTTTGTATTGTAAGTAAGCTAAAGTgtgatagttttattttaatcaacgagTCAAAGCTTTTATCCAGTATATAAAGTTACTTAAGTTTTAAAATCCTAAGCCAAagctaacaatttatttaatacaattcataaaattttgattttgtataatCTGTGATATAATGTTTAGATTTATGACTCAATTGGgccttatattttaatttttaatataaatattataaaaattttcaatttttttaacactacttatcttatttttttgacattcatattatattattttattattttaacatttataatattatattctaattattattatgttagttttattatttttattaaatacaaaaataaatccaaatattttttgaattttattaataataaaacttttattttattataaattagttaaataaaaatcaaaatatatatatatatatatattataatattaaaaaagcaatatagtattttcagaaaaataaagtttatataatatacaatacatatttcatatatgtaatataatagtaatagtatgaTCAAGCTGTTAAATCATAGTTTACAAACagtcttaataaaaattaattttgctgtattttattgattttatttatttcagaatATAACCGTTTGCCATCTGATTTAGTCATCACCCTTTAGATATGATTCAAGTGGATTAGGACCTCTTCTTTTAGCAATTATTGTTGTGTTAgactctgaaaaaaatataagaatttttcAAACACGTGTTTGacgacattataatttatctaaaaatataccatTGGGTTGTGTTTGAGTCTGAACATGGttaacatttaaacaatttaaccaTTCTGTGAAGCCaattttattatcatgattAACATCACAATGTCGAGGCATTTTTTTTCCGCATCTTTTTAGTTTGTTGTTGGCTGCCATTTCTTCGCGAAAACTCTTCCATTCTTTGCGCTCCAAcaccttttattttaaaacgcaaTGTATgacagtattaataatttaatattactaagtaTTATGTATCGACAGAATACGTATTGCTAACATAAACAAATTCACTTACTTTATTGTGATTTGTATCCAAAGAATGAAAAATGTCTGAGATTATCGACTCATAGTCACTAGAAAATGAcgtgttattgtttttactgtaaaaattataaattcaaaacaagcaaaatattagaaaaattatgtctgtaaaaaatgaaatgttatttGTGTATTACAAACCTGTGTTTTTGTTTTAGGTAATCCATgagatcttttaaaaaaatatgttttttatgctCAGGGCAACCTTTTATTGGACGGGAAAGTAAAGGAATACCATCACACTTAGGATTAGAATCTTTTACCGAGGTTCCTGGTATTGGTTTTCCGGTGTCTTCTTGTGCGCACCAACAATaacctaaattaaaaacaattccacccgaaaataaaatactttattttaaatttcaataatctcaTCAGACTTAATGTACTTACCGACTGATTTGTAACACTGAACACGTTTATATCTTCCATCTGTTGTACATTCTGGTATGTATTTATGCGACGAAGACGATGGATCATCTAATGCTTCTTGTCTGTCTATTAAACAATCGTTaactgaaaaacaaaattaaatgttagcACGTCATAaatcaactataatttatttctatgtatatgtaaatcgtatataatattatgtatattgtataggtactacctataaaatatgtttattaaatgtatgcagtatttttaaatgttacttaTTTGTTAAATCTCacaaattatgattatgaaATTTGTATGATTTAGTATTCAATTACTTTGTATAGTACAGGTAAAACCGTGATCTTTGTACcatcgtttaaatttttaaaacttaattttgccACCTGAAAAAccctacatttttattaaccaTTTTTGAAAAAGTATCGGCTAGTATCGAATTTGATGCATAAACggcaaactaaattttaaatttgtatttactctaagaaaatattgatagggttaataataaaaacattgtgaAATTTCTTACTCTGacgaaattgatttttttatttataatttataaatatataataaattatttactttattttatttttatataaatattattttattctaatcgataaaatagtgataataataattaatagataaaaagagaaattgtttttcgtttttaatatgagtatttttttaacgAGCCAGCTAAGGGTGCTCCGTGCAATACCCCTAGTTGCacaaatatgtagtatatattgtgtataatatgtttaaagccaaataaattttaatgaaagtaGGAAGAAATCCACCAAATTAAGTTACACGTTGTATTAATCGTAATTGTAATCTGTTTAGTTTTGTGAATGAGAATTTGTTaaacttaaacaatataatttttatgtatgtatctttattttcatacatatattacattattatgggGTAAATACACTGTGGCTATGACACAGACTTctatattacactattatatagaAATCTGTCAATTTTTTAGTGAATGTTTGTTAAGATTCGTAATTATTTTCTTACCGGATCTCACAATTATTTTTGAGCtaacattttgtatttgaaGCAAATTACCAAAACTCGGGATTCAATAGTTGTGGATTTCGCACTTATGATGTCCTAAAAGGTAATATCACGACGTGAGAAACTGTAGTGAATCTCTTAAGTCTTAATCTAACTATTTTAAGaaagtataacaaataaatatgatgTCTAATATGCCGATTATTgtcgtatattatgtttatgatatttatatttttaatgtagtgaAACATATGCATCAGCGGTATTGTATTGCAAATTATTACCGATAATGATATAGAGGTTTAAGAAGACATGGcactatatgcatataatatattatgtatacatatatagataaaGCGGAAAATTTGAGCGCTTAGGTAAATGAATACACTCCCGACACCAAAACTCGATCATTTAGATGAAATAAACAGTCTTTCGTGTACCTAACATGGTTTAcggtaaacaaatatttaaaccgGGTAACCATTAATTCATGTCACGTGAACTGTAgaattgaatattatagttaaacttGTAGGTAACACCGCGGTAACGTGCACCTATATATTGGTCATTTGACATTTGGCGAGACGCGCATTAGATAAAAGATAAATGGAACACGACTCGAACAGTGTACTTCGTGCAAAAATGGCTTTGTGCACAAGTGGTATCGTGAATCAGAGCCCCCACATACAATCTCGGGTTCCTGTACCAAATGTTTGTGCGGGcccatttcaaataaatttcaacGAACCCACGGGCCCCTGTACTTGAGGTCGATCAGCTGCTCCCCCCTTGTGGGGTGTGGGGGCCCTGCAGTGAATAGTATGCTTCCAGCGTGTGGTGGGCACCGGACAGTCATCAGTGTTACTCATTACTCGTCTTCGTATTTTAATTAGTGTTGGTTGGACTTTTGAGaagatatagtttattaaataaatctaagGGAGCAATTTTAGTTTAGAATtcaagtgaatttttttttttttgaaaccgaAATAAATTAATGAGCTTAGAATGATCGTGCAATTTGAATTTTTCGATGGAACTTATGGTTTCAAAGTTATAGCATTTTAAAGTTCGAtgatattttacgttttttatACACGTACGTACAACAATCAAGTTTACCACGCcatgtcattattttaaatgtacgaTTTTTTTATGCTTAATTTATTGGAACAAACAAGTTTCCCAATATTTTGGAAAGtcgtaaaaacattttatggaTGTGTCTAGAAAcgcattattttacaatttcagtattatcgttattgttagcgattgtatatttgtattcagTTTAGCGCAACAGTGGTCCCTATTGATCATTAAGTGTAAGAAACTATAAGAACCTATGTACCTACTAGTTAGAGCAGTTAATATATGTATCGTGTTAAATTGTGTTCAACTGttgttaattgatatttaactaGGTGTCTTATTGCAGTATGTAAGACGTATCTAAATAGAAGGTAAGAACatactttgtataatatatagatactattatacattgtattgttttagtaattttatatcaatGAACAAAAATACCTTCAGCCTCTTCCTCTTGGTCGCCTTCGGCCATTAAACCCGGAAGAGTACCACTAAGCGTAGCTACGCTTTCTTGTAGTACTGCGAATACAAaaagtatttcattattatcgTGTTGCGTTATCGACGAAAATATCaaacatgatatataatatgtatacctaacatGTATGGGCAATAGTTAGGTTTGTACTTACTGTCTTCGGGATCGGCTTCCTCAAGTCCGATTCCACCGTCCTCTTTGTCTTCGTAGTCTTCCGACGAGGGAATTTCGGTCGTTGTAGTGGTAGTCGTAGTGGTCGTGGTCGTCgtggtcgtcgtcgtagtcgagGTTGTTGATGACTTTTTGCCCAATGTttctgataattattatacaaataaataatattagtatacagtatattattatattattatatttatacaaaccaACATTCCAAtagataatactattaatactacaGATGTATATTTAGCTGGATTAACACAATTAGGGCAAACATAGGTAAGTTAATGAAAAACTTGAATTAGTTAACTTAGGTCAAAGTTAAGAACGTTGAATTATAAggatatagttaaaataaacaatatacttaacttgaaagtttaaagttaataggtatgaagattaaatattaactgaaCGTCcagttaaaaataagttaattagataatagttttttattaatatctaagtTACGCATGATGATTGTGAAACTTTCACTGCaacgattttattatacattaattatataactaaatatttttgtactgtCTGTACTCATATTTGgaataaacaatttcaaattaaaaacctTTAAGACTATTTCATCTCTCaccctttttaaaaatataatagtacctacatatgTATTCAAATGTAAGTACGTACTAATGTAGTAATGTTCTATAATAAGTGatgtcattatattaaataaacaaaattgtacTCAATAAAATGTGAAGATTATAATCTGTCACCCACCTGCCAAAATTGTAAGATTTAAGAATATTCGAATACTTCAGGATATCAAGTTTTTAATCAGcacgaaaataaatatttaaaaaaaattattttgagcttaaattatttaaaatctacttAATTATCTAAGTACATTTAGATAACATACTAAAATTTTGTCATTTTAATAAAGAAGATTACTTAtccaaaataatagttaaaaatataaattagaataaagtTAACGATGGGAACAAACAtgtgatgtataaaatatattattacatattaatatattctccGTCAATGGTGACTTACCGTCAATCGATAAACAATTTGTCCATTCGACTTTCGACACTACGCTGTTATGGTCGGTGTCGCAGTTGCGGATAAACGTCCTGGAACATCTCTTGGGCCTTACCACTTTACGGACTAGTCTCTTTAAGTCTCTGTATTCTATTCTAGTAAGGCTTTCGTTTTTGTCTGCGTCCAAATTATTGAATTTCCATTCAGTGACTCGTTTATCCAACGTAATTGGATCCAACAGCGAACGGTCacctattatgtacataaatataaataagaattcaacatttaaaaattaaaatccgttattaattattatcagacATCTGCAGTAGGCTTATTGCttaagagtattttttttaaataaaataattgatacttactatttataaaactttatgttataaacattggaacaataataataaaagtatatatctataggaattatacctatacttatagaGTATATAAGAGTATAGCCTCTCTCCAAAATGCATAATTTACTCTgaatgttacatttttaaaattatttttccgtCTTATTTTTGTAGAAATCAACCCACAAATATTTTAggaaattgtattatagtttttaataataaacaaaatatggatagctatttaattttaatattttaatacattaatgaaTATCAACAAGTAAAATTTTTGATAAGTAAAAACTTTTATAGACACGATGGTCGATGAGTACAGTAGTTATTTACTaagttagttatttattatgttttctctCTAATTGTTAACGAATACcggaatacatatttatatacttttcgtTCTGTTAgattagtagttaaaaaattatatgtattgtaatctaaaatatcgctaaatattgataataagaTCTCTAACAAAACCAAAATACTTTGCATACATCtacagataaatatatattataatatgtataactttaATTACTTTACCATTTATTAATGCTGCATATTGTTCTCGATTGTACTCCGTTTTGAATATTCTGATTaaattattgacaaatattACTTTATCGTTTTTACTGCATTCTAAAAACACGGtaacaatttgtttataataattgttatttgttaattttatatgtatacctaaaacctatttatactaaatataatgtcTAGAGTGCTTATAGATTAGAAACTTTCAGAGGTTATTGGACGTTACATTAACATTCATTGTCTAtccatatattacataaatacatataaattatataatattattgcaaattacattaaaatatattcatgtagAAGTAAAGGTTctaaaacgaattttttttaagggaagaaaggtatataaaataatttatatattttactctttAGTCTTTAGAATTATACCTACGCtaattatgtattgtaaatttgtttacCTCTTCTAGGATTACCTCCTTTCTGCAAAGAACCTCTACGCCATTTgcctattaaaaaacaatactaCATAATAGAGTTTGACAAAACAAAAGTAAATATGGAGGTATTACTTAAGTATAATTTCAAACGAACCTCTGCCATTATCACATTTGGGCTTTTGTCCTCGAACAATGGTGTTGGACACTACTTTTCCCGCAGGTGTTACACACCAACAATATCCTTCCTTTTTATGGCATTGAATCCGGAAGTATGTGCCGTCCGCTTTGCATCTGGGCATATATGAGTCCGGCGTTCGAGTTGGATCAACTGATTTCGTAGTATGATCTACCCAACAGGGCTGCTTttctatataaaatcaatagttttaatACTCCATACttcatttaactttaaaatacttaaaattaactaCAAATATGTTAATAGCGATATAATCAAACaagtaaaataggtaataatattgctTATTGAAGATTTACTGCTCCATGTAATAAACActgtttttgtatattgtatgtttaaacTCAATAGTAGAATAGTATAGCATACGAGTACAATGCAATACTTGATGAGAATTTAAAAGCTAcgtaaagttattaatatttaattataaaaattgagaaCAGTTTACTTtactttaaaatagtttatccaTGTAAAAAAAAGCTAGGTTATTCTTAGACCTACTCACTAGGGCattgttaagtatattaattgtcATAAAGTGTAGGTACCTCGTATTAtcgataatttttaatcattttgaaaataacgTATGAAgtatcttgtattacatttgcaAGTTATCTTacatacaaatcaaaattttaacaaaataaaaatgttaaatgtttatgaacctataaatagcaaaaaaattatctaaatatttagtgaaagaTTTAAGTCTTtaaagttattagttaatacttattttcaatattaagtataaaattatttttatctatgaatttgaaaatgttgataaaatttagTAAACTAAGAAAAATTAAGTAGACTGataactgatataatatattataacagtatttttgtaaatcttttttaatatagtttgtaaGCATTGGTAGGTATACGTGTCATTTCAATATCACGTTCAAGATTTACACAATATAGCTGGAGATATTGTCTTTAGATGCATTATATATGAGTaattatatacagttattatgGCCGTTATGggtagtatacctatattatatgtatcataatataatttttcattttttaaataattatataatttttacctaaGAGaacaaataagtaggtataacgGATACGGGTAAGtacattataaaagtataataataataatatatttgttaaaaaaacaataaataaataacacactAAAGAGAGTAATGAGTAACAGTGAAGTAAaaagcaaaattatttaattaaattgtaacttATAAGGAAATAAgttaattcaaatcaaaaaaagaaaataaacatcaatttttaaattaaaaatacaagttttaaCTTAgaacaagaataaaaaaaaaattacttaatttattacatcTTCTTGGCAAGCTTATTTATGcttatatacgcatatatacgtctgctatgtatatgtatagcaTATTTTTTGAAGCGTTTGTAAAATTAAGATTAAGATGATCaatgtaagaaaatattttttatgaaaatattaataaaatatattgtaccaaTTTGAAAATTACGGGTTTAATCgatttaatattacacaatggTCATTAAGATTTATTAGCATTGAATATTtgtgagtatattattaatattggatCACTGTAAATTAATCGATTATTTATtaaggataataaataaaaatgttgtacctacttttttttttataaaaacaaatatgttttgGACTAAAGACACGAATCATATACTCTTTATAAAGGAGTAAAAATATACTGTCAAATTCGTATGATAATTCATTGAATAtggcaattttaataattagatagtATAATGTACACATGAATAGTAgtataattgtttgtatttatttttaagttcccataagttttactttttaaacctaatatttttcatgaataGTTGTTTTATACCTTTCATAAGTGAAACAATTCTACAGTCAGGTAAAACCCATGTTTTTTTGCCCAgttgcaaaataaaaatcatgtgtAGGTGGTTACTGATATACTTGGAACGAAGTTAtggatattgttttatttttatgattgtttGAAAGGAAAATACACACCTGCAGCATTGTACACGTATCTTGCTATTTTACCATCATATGCATATTAAATACATCTAGTAAACAATTAGATAACCATGTCATCATGATGTGTTTAAAAGTGTATCATATCTATATGATTTAGatgtatgtataacaaaataaatacttatatagttatataatatgataaacatatAGGGATACATGGATCACTTCAGaggattataaaatgtttgtaaaggGTGAGCAAATTGATTATAAtgcttgtaatttatatatacctatatatttattgcgtttttgttatttttacttcTCCTCTAGATACCAATAGAAATAACACAAAATGGATATTATGGTAAACAAATTAACCTTTTTTGATTTCACAAGAGAATCCGTCAcacgattattattgtattatataatatttcaacgaaGTACATTTCCACGAtgggtaaatactaaatagcaaAAAGTGCAGATCTGTTACATCacacaatatagtatattattattacattatgttaaaataaattacctttgCATCGTCCCCGGTGTTTGACACGCAACAACGAATCGTTAAAGCATCGGACTCGCAGCAAGGCGCATCTACTCGGATAGCTAATATTGTCCGTGCCGCACACTGGTCTCCTGGTGGCCGCCTTCTTCCTCTCGCACCGTTCCACTCGACCTTTGCAATCGAATTCCTGTTGAAACAATC is a genomic window of Rhopalosiphum padi isolate XX-2018 chromosome 4, ASM2088224v1, whole genome shotgun sequence containing:
- the LOC132930450 gene encoding SPARC-related modular calcium-binding protein 2, giving the protein MNFHSVADLLPWMLLLFSSTGFTSPVPNKEFDCKGRVERCERKKAATRRPVCGTDNISYPSRCALLRVRCFNDSLLRVKHRGRCKEKQPCWVDHTTKSVDPTRTPDSYMPRCKADGTYFRIQCHKKEGYCWCVTPAGKVVSNTIVRGQKPKCDNGRGKWRRGSLQKGGNPRRECSKNDKVIFVNNLIRIFKTEYNREQYAALINGDRSLLDPITLDKRVTEWKFNNLDADKNESLTRIEYRDLKRLVRKVVRPKRCSRTFIRNCDTDHNSVVSKVEWTNCLSIDETLGKKSSTTSTTTTTTTTTTTTTTTTTTEIPSSEDYEDKEDGGIGLEEADPEDILQESVATLSGTLPGLMAEGDQEEEAEVNDCLIDRQEALDDPSSSSHKYIPECTTDGRYKRVQCYKSVGYCWCAQEDTGKPIPGTSVKDSNPKCDGIPLLSRPIKGCPEHKKHIFLKDLMDYLKQKHSKNNNTSFSSDYESIISDIFHSLDTNHNKVLERKEWKSFREEMAANNKLKRCGKKMPRHCDVNHDNKIGFTEWLNCLNVNHVQTQTQPNESNTTIIAKRRGPNPLESYLKGDD